One Malania oleifera isolate guangnan ecotype guangnan chromosome 10, ASM2987363v1, whole genome shotgun sequence genomic region harbors:
- the LOC131166789 gene encoding uncharacterized protein LOC131166789, with product MKRPRGVIEDILVKVDTFYYPIDFVVIDMKPTNPAKKQIPVLLGQPFLATTNACIQCRTGIMDISFGNMQLQLNVFRTSQHPSFDIQCKYMDMIDDGVEEVVPSTLLRDSFEANLQFDRPPILGLEDPVPAHPSIEAPPSLELKPLLASLKYVFLGPHETLPVNNSSSSTSSQESQLIHVLEKYMSHRVVAVHLDDQEKTIFTCPFGTFAYRRMPSE from the exons ATGAAGAGACCCCGGGGGGTTATTGAGGATATCCTAGTAAAGGTTGATACGTTCTATTACCCAATTGACTTTGTTGTCATTGATATGAAACCTACCAACCCGGCTAAGAAACAAATCCCTGTCCTCCTGGGTCAGCCATTCTTAGCCACAACTAATGCATGCATCCAATGTAGGACCGGCATTATGGATATATCCTTTGGCAACATGCAGCTCCAGCTGAATGTGTTCCGCACCTCCCAGCACCCATCTTTTGATATCCAATGCAAATATATGGACATGATCGATGATGGTGTTGAGGAAGTTGTCCCTTCGACTCTTTTAAGAGACTCCTTTGAGGCTAACCTTCAATTTGATCGGCCTCCTATCTTAGGTTTAGAGGACCC TGTTCCAGCACATCCTTCCATTGAGGCCCCACCTTCACTTGAGTTGAAGCCCTTGCTGGCTTCTCTTAAGTATGTCTTTTTAGGCCCCCACGAGACTCTACCTGTTAATAACTCATCTAGCTCGACTAGTTCGCAAGAGTCTCAGCTCATTCATGTCCTAGAAAAATATATGAGTCATAGGGTG GTTGCAGTTCACCTGGATGATCAGGAGAAGACCATTTTCACTTGCCCATTCGGGACCTTTGCCTATAGGAGGATGCCTTCCGAGTAA